GCTCGCGGTGCAGGACGTCAGAAACGATATCTACCAGCGCAACATGCGGCTCGGGCTCGGTTTCTTCGGCCGCAGCACCACCGGCGTCCTCATGTCCCGCATCACCAACGACGTCACCATCATGCAGGAAGGGGTGGCGAACATCATCACCGGGCTCTTCCGTGACGGCTTCTCGGCGGTCTCCCTTTTGAGCGTCATCTTCTACCGCAACTGGAAGCTCGCCTTCATCACCTTCGTGGTGATCCCCCTGACCGTGTACCCGGCGCAGAGGATCGGCAAGAAGATCAAGAGCCTCTCCAAGATGGGGCAGGGGAAGATGGGGGACATCACCTCGATCCTGCAGGAGAGCTTCTCGGGGATCAAGGTCATCAAGGCCTTCGGGCTGGAGGACCGGGAGGTGGAAAAGTTCTTCCGGACCAATCGCGAGTTCTACTTCTACATCCGCAAGAGCATCAAGTACGACGGGATCTCCACACCGATCATGGAGCTCATCACCTCGCTTGGCATCGCCGCCGTCATCTGGGTCGGCGGGATGAGCGTCATGAAAGGGCACATGTCCCCGTCGGAGCTATTCTCCTTCATCGCCGCGATGGTGCTGGTGTACACCCCGATAAAGAGGCTCATCAACTCCTACAACATCCTGCAGCGCTCCGTCGGCGCGGCGGAGCGGGTCTTCGAGATCATCGACGAGCAGCCGGAGATCGTAGACATGCCGGGGGCTGTGGAGCTGCCGCGGGTATCGGGAGAGGTGGAGCTCAAAGACGTCACCTTCCGCTACGAGGACGACTACGTGCTGCGCAATGTGAACCTCTCCGCGCACAAAGGTGAGGTCGTGGCTCTGGTGGGACCGTCCGGCGGCGGGAAGACGACCCTGGTATCGCTCATCAGCCGCTTCTACGACCCGACCGAGGGTGCGGTCCTCATCGACGGCAAGGATATCCGCACGGTGACTCTGAAGAGCCTCATGAACCAGATCGCGCTGGTGGACCAGGAAACGATCCTCTTCAACGACACCATCGCTAACAACATCCGCTACGGAAAGACCGACGCCACCGATGCCGAGGTGGAGCGCGCGGCGCGCGCGGCCTACGCGCACGACTTCATCAAGGACCTCCCCGAGGGGTACCAGACGGGGATCGGTGACCGCGGCGTGCGCCTCTCCGGCGGCCAGCGCCAGAGGATCTGCATCGCGAGAGCCATCCTGAAAGACGCGCCGATCCTCATCCTCGACGAGGCGACGAGCGCACTGGACACCGAGAGCGAGCAGATGGTGCAGCGAGCGCTGAACAACCTGATGCAGAACCGCACCACCTTTGTCATCGCCCACCGCCTCTCCACCATCACCCATGCCGACCGCATCGTCGTCCTGGAGAAGGGGGAGATCGTTGAGAGCGGGACTCACGCGGCGCTCCTGGGGGCCGGTGGTGTGTACAGCAAGCTGCACGGCATGCAGTTCAGGGATCTGGCGATCGCGGCGGCCGGCGCCGCGTAGGACGAGGAGAGGCACGTGCTCAAAAAGCTGCGCTGGCATCTGGAGACGTGGGGCTTTCTGGCAGTCTCCTTTGCAGTGGCCCTCCTCCCGGACAGAGCCGCTCTGGCAGCCGGAACCCGGCTGGGGCGGCTCTTCTTTCTCCTGCTGCGCCGCCGCAGGGAGATAGCGGTCGCCAACATCGAGGAGTCCCTCCCCTATCTGCGTCTCCAGCCCGGGTGGGGTGGGGGCACCCCCCTCGATATCGCACGGGCCGTTTTCGAGAACCTCGGTCGCTCCGTCGTCGAAGACTGCAAGATTTACCACGGCCGCGGCAAGTCTCTCATCGACGCAGTGGAATTCCGCGGCATCGAGCATTTCGAGCAGGCAAAGGCCCGCGGCAAGGGGATTGCCTTCGTCACGGGGCACTGCGGCAACTGGGAGCTCATGGCCCTCTCCTTCGGGGCGCGCTACGAGAGCCTGTCTGTTGTGGCGCGAGAGCAGGACAACCCCTATCTCAACGCGGTGCTGGAGAGGATCCGTCACGGGTACGGCAACGCCCTCATCTACCGGGAAGGGGCGCTGCGCGCCATGTACGCGAGCTTCAGGAAAAACGGGATAGTGGGGCTCCTCATCGACCAGGCGGTGCACCCGAACGACGGCGTGCTTGTGGACTTTCTCGGCCGGCCCGCCTGGACCACGAACCTCCTCCCCCTTCTGGCGCGCAAGACGAAGGTGCCGATGATACCGATCTTCATCCATCGGGAGGGGGGACGCCACGTCGTGACGGCGTACCCGGAGATCGTTCCCTCCACCGACGACCCGGACGGCTCCATCGACACCGCCCGCCTTACCGCCTGTATCGAGCGGTACGTGGTGGAGCATCCGGCGGAGTGGTACTGGATCCACAAGAGGTGGAAGAGGACGTAGCGGGAAACGGTGGATCTTACCTTGCGACGGCGGTGCAGCCATGATTTCTATTGTCTACAACCTCTTGCTCTTTATCTCCCTGCCGCTGGTGGTGGCCTATCACTGCTACCGCTCCCTCAGCAGGGGGCGCCGCAGTGCCCTGCTGGAGCGCTTCGGCAGGATTTCTCCCGCCGACCTCGCAACGCTGCAGGGGAGCGGGTGCATCCTCGTTCACGCCGTCTCCGTCGGCGAGACGAATGCGGCGATCCCCCTCCTCAAGGGTCTGCGCCGGCGCTTTCCGGGGAAGAAAATCGTCCTCTCCAACGTCACCGAGACCGGGCGCAGCGTTGCGCTGAAAAGCGGGCTCGCCGATCTGTGCATCTACTTTCCCTTTGATTACCCCTTTGCCGTCCGTTCCGTCCTCGGAGCGCTGAACCCCTCGGTTGTGATCATCATGGAGACGGAGATCTGGCCGAACTTCATCGGCGCCGCCCGCTCCATGGGGATCCCCGTCGTCCTCGCCAACGGCCGCATCTCGGACCGCTCCCTCTCCCGCTACCTCAAGTTTTCCTGGTTCTTCCGCCCGGTACTGCAGCAGCTCTCCGCCCTGTGCATGCAGAGCTCCGACGACGCCTCCCGCATCGTTGCCATAGGCGCGAATAACCAAGCGGTACGCGCCGCGGGGAATCTGAAGTACGACAGGCCGCTGCATCCGAGAGATCCTGAGCGCGTTAACTCCCTGAAGGAGAAATACGGTATCCCTGCCGACTGCATCGTCTTCACCGCCGCGAGCACCCATGAGGGGGAAGAGGCGCAGGTCGTGGAGGCGTACCAGGGTGCGCTGAAGACGGGGAGGAAGTGCTTCATGATCCTCGCTCCCCGCCACCCGGAACGTGCGGCCGGTGTGGCGCAGCTTCTTTCCGGCGCCGGGCTCCCCTTCGTGCTGCGCAGCGCGCTGGGGGAGGGCGCGGCGCTCCCGGGAGAGGGAGGGGTGCTTCTGCTCGATACGGTCGGCGAACTCGCTTCCCTCTATGAGGCATCCGATCTCGTCTTCGTGGGGGGGAGCCTCGTGCCGACCGGGGGGCACAACCCGCTGGAGCCCGCTTCCTGCTCCGTTTCGGTGCTCTTTGGTCCGCACATGGAGAACTTCCGCGAGATCGCCGCCCTTTTCCTGAAGTACCAGGCGGCAAGGCAGGTGCCGGATGTCGCGGCGCTGAAGGAAGCGCTGGAGGAGTTGCTCGACGATCCCGGGACGCGAAGGGAGATGGGTGAGGCGGGGGGAAGGGTGCTGATCGACAACGCGGGCGCCACCGAGCGCCACCTCGATGTGGTGGAAAGCTTCATTCGTCGCTGAACGATGAGAGGGCGGTGTGGCGCCCGCAGCAGCGGTGCACGTTTAAACCAGGGGAAGCATGGCTGAGCTGGAGAGATTTTTTCAGGATATGGTGAGCGGAAAGGAGACGGGGCTGGCGGCCCGGGCGCTTCTGGCCTTTCTGAAGGGAGCCTCCTTTCCGTACGCCGCGGTTTTGCGCCTGCGCGCCGCAGCCTACCAGCACGGACTCCTGCGTTCCCACCGGCTGCCGGTGCCGGTGATCTCCGTCGGCAATATCGTCCTCGGAGGAACGGGGAAGACGCCGGTGACGATGCAGGTGGCGCGGCACTTCCTGGAGCGGGGACGGCGCGTCTGCGTCCTTTCCCGAGGGTACGGCGGCTCGTCGAAGGGGAAGATCTCCCTTGTCTCCGACGGCTCCCGCATTTTTCTCGGCGCGTCAGAGGCGGGGGACGAGCCGTACCTCCTTGCGAGCAAGGTTCCCGGGCTGATGGTGGTGATCGGGGGGGACCGCTACCGCGCGGGGCTCTTCGCCATGGAAAAGCTCAATCCCGACCTCTTCATCCTGGACGACGGCTTTCAGCACCTGCGGCTGAAACGCGACCTCAACATTCTTCTTCTCGATGCCGCGCGCCCCTTCTCCAACGGCTGTACCGTGCCGGGAGGGTTCCTGAGGGAGCCGGCGGGAGCTGCGCAGCGGGCGGATCTCGTCCTCTACACCAGGGCGGCGCAGCGAGGGGCTCCGCACCTCTTCCCCGGGAAGCCGAGCTTTTGGGCGCGCCATGCTCTCGGTGGCATGGTCCCGCTCGGTGGAAAAGTCGCGGAAGGCTTTGAGCCCGCACGGGGGAAAAAAGTGGCCGCCTTCTCCGGAATCGCCAACCCCGACGCCTTTTTCGAGCTCCTGCAGGGAAGCGGCATCACCCCCGCCGCGACCCTCGCCTTTCCCGATCATGCCCGGTACGGGGAAGGGGAGGTTGCCGCTATCCGGAAGATGAAGGAGGAGAGCGGCGCCTCGATTCTCGTAACCACCGAGAAGGATGCGGTGAAGCTCGCTCCCTATCGGGAGGAACTGGCGCCGTGCTACGCGGCGCAGCTCGAGATCGAATGCATCGACGATGCCCATTTTCGGGACACATTGGAAAAAATGCTTTAATACAGCGTTGCTCTGTGGCAGAATACGACGTCTTGCCGCCTCCCCTCCGTTCATCGGGATTCCGGGGGGAGCGTCGGTACATTGCCACGAAGCACTGCAGAAGGCCTAACGTTCCCCCCTTTGCGAAGGAGTGGCAGGGGGGATTTGATCTTCAAGTCTCCTCCAGAACTACAGCTCGTTTAACAGTACATTTCGGTCGTCGAACCGCAGTGCTGCGGCAGTCTAAAGATCAACGACATAGAACCGCACCAGTTGCATGCAAACTGGAGTTAAAGAAATTGCTTGAGACCACAGCAGTTGCGCACTTTGCAGGAGGGTACTGGCCAAGCCAAATCCCCCCTGTCCCCCCTTCGCAAAGGGGGGGACGCAAGGCCTCGGGCGGCCCTTCATTGGAACATACTACGGCTTCCCCGGAATTCTCGGATGAGCCTTTGCGAAGGGGTGGCAGGGGGGATTTGATCTTCAAGTCTCCTCCAGAACCACAGCCCGTTTAACAGTACATCTGGGCCGTCGAACCGCAGTGCTGCGGCAGTCTAAAGATCAACGACACAGGGTTCAAACTGTAATACAGAAAATTGCTTTACCGCTAACCGCCTGTCATCTGCTCGCGCACTTTGCGCGGGCGGCCCATAGCCAAATCCCCCCTGTCCCCCCTTCGCAAAGGGGGGAACGCGAGGCGTCGTGTGGCGCTTCGTTGAAACGTACTACGGCTTCTCCGGAATTCCCGGGATGAGCCTATCGACAAGAGCAGGGTTGGGGCAGCGGCGCGAACTAAGAAGGAAGGTTTCACGAATGGGCAAGACCCTGGACAAGGGGAAGATAAACCGCATCGTTGTACGCGTCACCAACTGGATCGGGGACGCGGTCATGAACACTCCGGCTCTGGCAGCGATCCGCCACACCTTCCCAAATGCTCATATAGCCGTTCTCGCCAACCCCCTGATAGCCGAGCTTTTCTCTCCTCACGACTGGGTGGACGAAGTCATCGTCTACGACAAGAAGGGGCGCCACGCCGGTTTTGGTGGGAAGCTGAAACTCGCGCGGGAGCTGCGGGCGCAGCGCTTCGATCTGGCGATACTGCTGCAGAACGCCTTCGACGCCGCGCTGGTCGCCTGGCTTGCGGGGATCCCGCGCCGCATGGGGAACACGAGCGACGGCCGCGGCTTTCTGCTGACCCACGGCTTTGACCACCGGCCGCTGGGGGAGAGCCTGCACCACGTGGACAACTATCTCACCATGCTCGGCGCATTCGGGATCACGGGGACGGAGAGACGCCAGCTTCTTTGCGTGAGCGAAGAGGAAAAGGGACGGGCCGACCAGTTGTTGAAGGGCGCGGGGATCGGGCCGGACGACTTCGTTATCGGGATCAATCCCGGAGCCGCCTACGGCTCTGCGAAGCGGTGGTATCCGGAGCGCTTTGCGGAGGTAGCGGGGATACTGGCGCAGAGGTGGCAGGCAAAGCTGATAGTCCTGGGCGGGCCCGGCGAGGTGGCTATAGCCGCCGACATCGAGAAAGCTCTCGGCGGAGCGTGTCTGAACGTGGCGGGAAAGACGAAGGTGCGGGAGCTTTTGCCCCTCATCAAGCGGTGCAACTTCTTCATCACCAATGACTCCGGTCCGATGCACATAGCCGCCGCCTTCGGCACACCGCTGGTGGCGATCTTCGGCTCCACCGACCATCGCACCACCTATCCTTTTTCAGACAACAGCGTCGTGGTGCGGAAAGACACCGAGTGTGCCCCGTGCCTGCTGCGCGAGTGCCCGACCGATCACCGCTGCATGACCGCAGTAACCGCCGACGATGTCGTCGCAGCGGCGGAGAAGCTTAGAAACAAGTAGCTTTATCCGCAGATTACGCAGATTTACGCAGATTAAAGAACCCAAAACTTTCGTTTTGTTTTTACCCCGAGTTCTTTAGGCAGAGTTTTCGTCTTTAGTTTTTAAAATCTGCGTGAATCTGCGTAATCTGCGGACGAAAATGTTTTTTGCGTAATCTGCGGACCAGATGTCTTTCGAGATTTTTATGCGCGTTCTCATAGTTAAAGCTTCCGCCCTGGGCGATATCATCAACTCCCTCCCGGTTCTCGATTTCCTGAAGCAGGCGTGCGCCGGGATAGAGATCGACTGGGTGGTCGAGGAGCCTTTCCGCCAGATCCTGGAGGGGAACCCGCTCTTGAGCCAACTGCATACGGTGCGCACGAAGGTCTGGCGCAAGCGTCCCTTTGCCGCTGAGACCCGCGCCGAGATCGCCGCCCTGAAGGAGACGCTCCGGGAGCGCAAGTACGACCTCGTCTTCGACATCCAGGGGAACCTGAAGAGCGGGCTGATCTGCTGGCTCGCCGGCGAGGTGGACCGTATCGGCTTTGCAAAGGAAGACCTGCAGGAGAGGATCAACCTCCTCTTCACCACGCGCCAGGTCCCTCTCCGGCGCCAGGACTACCACGTCACGGAAAAGTACCTGCGGGTGGTGAGCGTCCCCTTTGCGAAGGACTTCCGGGAGATGACCCTCTCCTCCTCCATCGCGACCTCGCCGGAGGAGGACAGCAACGCCGAGGCGCTTCTGGCGACCATGTCCGACGGCCTCGTCTTCCTCTTTCACTACGGCACGACCTGGCAGACGAAGTTCTGGAGCGAGGCGAGCTGGATAAAGCTCGGGAAGGAAGTGCTGGGGGAGTTCCCGCAGTCCTCCATCCTCTTTTCCTGGGGAAACGAGATGGAGCGGGAAGCGGTGACGAGGATCGCCACCGGGATCGGCCGCGGAGCGCGGGTGCTGGAGCGCTACTCCCTGAAGGGGCTGACGGCGCTCATGAAGAAGGTCGACCTGGTAGTCGGCGGGGACACCGGACCGATTCATCTGGCAGCCGCCGTCGGCACGCCTACCGTATCGTTCTACCGTGCGAGTGACGGCAAGGCGAGCGGGCCGCGCGGAGAGAATCACGTGGTGATCCAGTCCCCGATTCATTGCACCAAGTGCTTCCGTACCCGCTGCGACAAGGATGCCCACTGCCGCGACACCATAAAGGTAGAGGCTGTGCTGGCGGGGATCGTGAAACTGCTGCGGCAGGGGTAACGGCTTAAAGGCTTCTGTCCGCAGATTACGCAGATTCACGCAGATTTTCAAAAGCAAAAACAGAAAAGCTTTTTGGGTTTTAATCTGCGCTAATCTGCGTAATCTGCGGACGAAACGCTTTGAGGTGTTTTTGAAGATTACTGCGACCATAATTGCTCTCAACGAGGAGGCCAACATCGGCTCTTGCCTCGCGAGCCTCGATTTCGCCGACGAAATCGTCGTGGTCGACTCCGGCAGCACCGACCGCACCGAGGAGATCTGCCGCGCTCACCCGCGCGTCCGCTTCGTGCGCCACTCCTGGGAGGGGTACGGCAGGCAGAAGAACGTCGCCGCCACCCTCGCTTCCCACGACTGGATCTTCAACATCGACGCCGATGAGCGGGTCTCCCCGAGGCTGAAGGAGTCGATCCTCTCGGCAACGCTCGGCGACGTCCCCTGCTACAAGGTGGCGCGGGAAAACTACTTCGGCGAACGCTGGATCAGGCGCTGCGGCTGGTACCCCGACTACAACATGCGCCTCTACGACAGACGCCGCTCTTCCTTCAGCGAGCGCAGCGTCCACGAGTCGCTGGTGACGGAAGGACCGGTAGAAATCCTCTCCGGGAACCTGGTGCACATGACCTATTCCGGCATATCCGACTACCTGCTGCGCATGGACAAGTATTCGACCCTCGCGGCAAACGAGCTGGTAAAAGCAGGGAAGAAGCCGGGGGTACTGCACCTTGTGGGAAAGCCCCTCTTCACCTTCTTGAAGATGTACCTCCTCAAACTCGGCTTTCTGGAAGGGTACACAGGCTTTCTCCTCTCCATGCTCTATTCCCACTACACCTTTTACAAGTACGGCAAGGCCATCGAACTGAACAAATCGGAGAAAGTGTGTGGATAAGGCCGGCATATCCAGGATCCTGGTGATCAAGTTGCGCAACATTGGGGATGTGCTGCTCTGCGCCCCCCTTTTCGACAACCTCAAGGCCGCCTTTCCGGGAGCAAAAATCAGCGCGCTGGTAAACGCGGGGACCGAGGCCATGCTGGAGGGGCACCCGGCGGTGCACCAGGTAATCGTCTACAACCGCAACATCAAGAAGAACTCCTTCCTTAAGCGCCTTCGGGAAGAGGCTGCTTTCTACCGCCGCCTGCGCGCCGAGCGCTTCGACATGGTGCTGAACCTCACCGAGGGGGACCGCGGGGCGATCGTGTCGCTGGTGAGCGGCGCCCGCGTCCGTGCTGGGGTCGACCCGATGAGCCAGGGGATGGTGGGAAAAAGGTTGATCTACACAGAGCTCGTGCCGCGCCCTGGCGCTGAGTACCACGCGGTCGAGAAGAACCTGCAGGCTCTCTCGGCCCTCGGCCTCACCGCGGAGAAGCGCGCCGTCTCCTTTTACTTTTCCCCCGCCGATGGTGAGAACGTGGCCCGCCGCCTCGCCGCCGTCTCCCTCCCCGAGAAGGGATTTTTTCACGCCCATGTCACCTCGCGCTGGATGTTCAAGGCTCTCCCCCCTTCAAAGGTCGCCTTCCTCATCGATGAGATATCCCGTCTCTCCGGTCTCCCCTCGGTCCTTACCTGCGCGCCGGAAGTGAAGGAGCTCTCGTACCTGGCGGGGCTCCTTCCCCTTCTCTCCACCCCGCACCACGACCTCAGCGGCGCCCTCAGCCTGAAGGAGCTTGGTGCCCTGAGCGCCGCCGCCCGCTTCTTCGTCGGCGTTGATTCCGCCCCGATGCACATGGCGGCCGCCCTCGATGTCCCGGTGCTCGGGATCTTCGGCCCGACTTCCGTGCCGGAGTGGGGGCCTTGGGACAACTCCATGGGGAGGAACCCGTACCACGCGCCGAACGGGGTGCAGCGCGCCAGCCGCCATACCGTCCTGCAGGCGGAGCGCGCGTGCGTGCCGTGCCGCAGGGACGGCTGCAACGGGAGCAAGGTGAGCGACTGCCTGAACTTCAGCGACGCCGAGCTGCGCGAGACGGCGCGGTCCTTCCTCTCGACGGTGCCTGCATGACGAAGCTCCTTATGCTGTACCAGGACCCTCGACTCCCTTCCAGCAGGGTCCGGGTCCTGAACCTCGCGGCAGAACTCGCCTCCCACGGGTTTCAGGTGGAAAACGCTGCGTACCCCCGCACCGCGAAGGAGAGGGCGCGGCTCTTCACCACCCTGCCCCAGTACGACGTCGTATTCCTCCAGAAGAAGCTTTTGAGGTCTTGGGAGTTCGCCCTCCTGCGCCACCTCTCCCGCAAGCTCGTCTTCGACTTCGACGACGCGATCTATATGCGGGACGACAGCCATGCCGACCCGATCAGCAGGACTCGGGAGCGCCGCTTCAACCGGACCGTGCGCCACGCGGATCTGGTGGTGGCGGGGAACCCAACCCTTGCGGCCGTCGCCTCCCATTTCGGCCGGCGCGTTGCGGTGGTCCCTTCCGCGGTCCCCGTTGCCGGAGTCCCGGTGAAGGAGTGGGGGGGGACGGGGCACCCGCGCGTTATCGGGTGGGTCGGAGGAGGAGGGAACCTGCACCACCTCGCCATGATATCCCCCGCGCTGCAGGAGGTCGCCAGCGAGTTCGACCTCGAACTGCGGGTCCTGTCCAACAGGGAGTTCGCGATTGAGGGGGTCACCGTGCGAAACGTGCCGTGGAGCCTGGAGACGCAGGAAGCGGAGATTGCCAAGTTCGACATCGGGGTCATGCCGATGCCGATG
The DNA window shown above is from Geomonas sp. RF6 and carries:
- the msbA gene encoding lipid A export permease/ATP-binding protein MsbA, encoding MNEFKRLLKYSRPYWWRIMIAAFASIAVGSMDGAFAYLVEPVLKKIFSGKDMLIFTLLPLGIIGLFLVKGICRFTNDYFIRTAGQLAVQDVRNDIYQRNMRLGLGFFGRSTTGVLMSRITNDVTIMQEGVANIITGLFRDGFSAVSLLSVIFYRNWKLAFITFVVIPLTVYPAQRIGKKIKSLSKMGQGKMGDITSILQESFSGIKVIKAFGLEDREVEKFFRTNREFYFYIRKSIKYDGISTPIMELITSLGIAAVIWVGGMSVMKGHMSPSELFSFIAAMVLVYTPIKRLINSYNILQRSVGAAERVFEIIDEQPEIVDMPGAVELPRVSGEVELKDVTFRYEDDYVLRNVNLSAHKGEVVALVGPSGGGKTTLVSLISRFYDPTEGAVLIDGKDIRTVTLKSLMNQIALVDQETILFNDTIANNIRYGKTDATDAEVERAARAAYAHDFIKDLPEGYQTGIGDRGVRLSGGQRQRICIARAILKDAPILILDEATSALDTESEQMVQRALNNLMQNRTTFVIAHRLSTITHADRIVVLEKGEIVESGTHAALLGAGGVYSKLHGMQFRDLAIAAAGAA
- a CDS encoding lysophospholipid acyltransferase family protein gives rise to the protein MLKKLRWHLETWGFLAVSFAVALLPDRAALAAGTRLGRLFFLLLRRRREIAVANIEESLPYLRLQPGWGGGTPLDIARAVFENLGRSVVEDCKIYHGRGKSLIDAVEFRGIEHFEQAKARGKGIAFVTGHCGNWELMALSFGARYESLSVVAREQDNPYLNAVLERIRHGYGNALIYREGALRAMYASFRKNGIVGLLIDQAVHPNDGVLVDFLGRPAWTTNLLPLLARKTKVPMIPIFIHREGGRHVVTAYPEIVPSTDDPDGSIDTARLTACIERYVVEHPAEWYWIHKRWKRT
- a CDS encoding 3-deoxy-D-manno-octulosonic acid transferase; this translates as MISIVYNLLLFISLPLVVAYHCYRSLSRGRRSALLERFGRISPADLATLQGSGCILVHAVSVGETNAAIPLLKGLRRRFPGKKIVLSNVTETGRSVALKSGLADLCIYFPFDYPFAVRSVLGALNPSVVIIMETEIWPNFIGAARSMGIPVVLANGRISDRSLSRYLKFSWFFRPVLQQLSALCMQSSDDASRIVAIGANNQAVRAAGNLKYDRPLHPRDPERVNSLKEKYGIPADCIVFTAASTHEGEEAQVVEAYQGALKTGRKCFMILAPRHPERAAGVAQLLSGAGLPFVLRSALGEGAALPGEGGVLLLDTVGELASLYEASDLVFVGGSLVPTGGHNPLEPASCSVSVLFGPHMENFREIAALFLKYQAARQVPDVAALKEALEELLDDPGTRREMGEAGGRVLIDNAGATERHLDVVESFIRR
- the lpxK gene encoding tetraacyldisaccharide 4'-kinase is translated as MAELERFFQDMVSGKETGLAARALLAFLKGASFPYAAVLRLRAAAYQHGLLRSHRLPVPVISVGNIVLGGTGKTPVTMQVARHFLERGRRVCVLSRGYGGSSKGKISLVSDGSRIFLGASEAGDEPYLLASKVPGLMVVIGGDRYRAGLFAMEKLNPDLFILDDGFQHLRLKRDLNILLLDAARPFSNGCTVPGGFLREPAGAAQRADLVLYTRAAQRGAPHLFPGKPSFWARHALGGMVPLGGKVAEGFEPARGKKVAAFSGIANPDAFFELLQGSGITPAATLAFPDHARYGEGEVAAIRKMKEESGASILVTTEKDAVKLAPYREELAPCYAAQLEIECIDDAHFRDTLEKML
- the waaF gene encoding lipopolysaccharide heptosyltransferase II, with protein sequence MGKTLDKGKINRIVVRVTNWIGDAVMNTPALAAIRHTFPNAHIAVLANPLIAELFSPHDWVDEVIVYDKKGRHAGFGGKLKLARELRAQRFDLAILLQNAFDAALVAWLAGIPRRMGNTSDGRGFLLTHGFDHRPLGESLHHVDNYLTMLGAFGITGTERRQLLCVSEEEKGRADQLLKGAGIGPDDFVIGINPGAAYGSAKRWYPERFAEVAGILAQRWQAKLIVLGGPGEVAIAADIEKALGGACLNVAGKTKVRELLPLIKRCNFFITNDSGPMHIAAAFGTPLVAIFGSTDHRTTYPFSDNSVVVRKDTECAPCLLRECPTDHRCMTAVTADDVVAAAEKLRNK
- the waaC gene encoding lipopolysaccharide heptosyltransferase I, with protein sequence MRVLIVKASALGDIINSLPVLDFLKQACAGIEIDWVVEEPFRQILEGNPLLSQLHTVRTKVWRKRPFAAETRAEIAALKETLRERKYDLVFDIQGNLKSGLICWLAGEVDRIGFAKEDLQERINLLFTTRQVPLRRQDYHVTEKYLRVVSVPFAKDFREMTLSSSIATSPEEDSNAEALLATMSDGLVFLFHYGTTWQTKFWSEASWIKLGKEVLGEFPQSSILFSWGNEMEREAVTRIATGIGRGARVLERYSLKGLTALMKKVDLVVGGDTGPIHLAAAVGTPTVSFYRASDGKASGPRGENHVVIQSPIHCTKCFRTRCDKDAHCRDTIKVEAVLAGIVKLLRQG
- a CDS encoding glycosyltransferase family 2 protein, with translation MKITATIIALNEEANIGSCLASLDFADEIVVVDSGSTDRTEEICRAHPRVRFVRHSWEGYGRQKNVAATLASHDWIFNIDADERVSPRLKESILSATLGDVPCYKVARENYFGERWIRRCGWYPDYNMRLYDRRRSSFSERSVHESLVTEGPVEILSGNLVHMTYSGISDYLLRMDKYSTLAANELVKAGKKPGVLHLVGKPLFTFLKMYLLKLGFLEGYTGFLLSMLYSHYTFYKYGKAIELNKSEKVCG
- the rfaQ gene encoding putative lipopolysaccharide heptosyltransferase III, which encodes MDKAGISRILVIKLRNIGDVLLCAPLFDNLKAAFPGAKISALVNAGTEAMLEGHPAVHQVIVYNRNIKKNSFLKRLREEAAFYRRLRAERFDMVLNLTEGDRGAIVSLVSGARVRAGVDPMSQGMVGKRLIYTELVPRPGAEYHAVEKNLQALSALGLTAEKRAVSFYFSPADGENVARRLAAVSLPEKGFFHAHVTSRWMFKALPPSKVAFLIDEISRLSGLPSVLTCAPEVKELSYLAGLLPLLSTPHHDLSGALSLKELGALSAAARFFVGVDSAPMHMAAALDVPVLGIFGPTSVPEWGPWDNSMGRNPYHAPNGVQRASRHTVLQAERACVPCRRDGCNGSKVSDCLNFSDAELRETARSFLSTVPA
- a CDS encoding glycosyltransferase family 4 protein, producing the protein MTKLLMLYQDPRLPSSRVRVLNLAAELASHGFQVENAAYPRTAKERARLFTTLPQYDVVFLQKKLLRSWEFALLRHLSRKLVFDFDDAIYMRDDSHADPISRTRERRFNRTVRHADLVVAGNPTLAAVASHFGRRVAVVPSAVPVAGVPVKEWGGTGHPRVIGWVGGGGNLHHLAMISPALQEVASEFDLELRVLSNREFAIEGVTVRNVPWSLETQEAEIAKFDIGVMPMPMNRWTEGKCSYKLLQYMAAGVPAVATDWGFNRSVIAHGSNGFLAANGEAFAGPLRRLLQDAALCTGIGGRGRLLVEREFSLQAVGEKLAAALREIL